Proteins found in one Quercus robur chromosome 2, dhQueRobu3.1, whole genome shotgun sequence genomic segment:
- the LOC126705795 gene encoding uncharacterized protein LOC126705795 translates to MPSRGLRQGDPLSSYLFLLCADGFSSLINKPIRRQAMSGLSICRGCPMISHLFFADDSLLFCKVNSQECQHLIDILRLYEAASGQKINIDKSLVLFSANTPEEMKVETLDILGPMQDSRHSKYLGLPSIIGKSKMDVFAEIKERVARKLFGWKEKILSIGGREILIKAVAEVIPTYTMSCFQLPKGLCDEIESMMRRFWWGQRGQESKISWVSWRKLCNSKLKGGMGFRNLQAFNLAMLAKQGWRLLENPNSLVARIYRAKYYPHGDVLKAGLGSSPSFSWRSIMQGLEVVRKGTRWTLGNGRLIHIWDDKWLSTPTTYKVVSPPPQNFDNFPMVSTLIDYDSRRWKVDLSETLFHSIIDCEVARRVWDKLEATLDILRNGTNCDLEIFFGVAWSVWYNRNQVAFESKCQMPDQIWRFARSFLHDYKGALVSLNMNPAEKKKGWTPPSPGVLKINVDGATSKDGRNSSVGAVIRDSCGAVIAACGKFLQGQFSVSEVEADR, encoded by the exons ATGCCTTCAAGGGGACTTCGTCAAGGAGATCCTCTTTCATCTTATCTGTTTCTTTTATGTGCAGATGGTTTCTCTTCTCTCATTAACAAGCCTATTAGAAGGCAAGCTATGAGTGGGCTTTCAATTTGCAGAGGCTGCCCTATGATATCACATCTCTTTTTTGCGGATGACAGTTTGCTTTTCTGCAAGGTCAACAGCCAAGAATGCCAGCATCTAATTGATATTCTCCGATTGTATGAGGCTGCTTCGGGTCAGAAAATCAATATAGACAAATCATTGGTTTTATTTAGTGCCAATACTCCTGAGGAGATGAAAGTTGAGACCTTGGATATTCTTGGGCCGATGCAGGATTCTCGGCATAGTAAGTATCTTGGTCTTCCCTCCATCATTGGCAAATCAAAGATGGATGTATTTGCAGAGATCAAAGAAAGAGTTGCAAGGAAATTGTTTggatggaaggaaaaaattCTTTCCATAGGTGGTAGGGAGATCTTGATCAAAGCGGTGGCCGAAGTTATTCCTACGTACACTATGAGTTGTTTTCAGCTTCCTAAAGGGTTGTGTGATGAGATTGAAAGCATGATGAGaaggttttggtggggtcaacgGGGTCAGGAGTCCAAGATTTCTTGGGTGAGCTGGAGGAAGTTATGCAATTCCAAGCTTAAAGGTGGGATGGGTTTCAGAAATCTCCAAGCGTTCAATCTTGCCATGCTAGCAAAGCAAGGTTGGAGGCTCCTTGAGAACCCAAACTCATTAGTAGCTCGAATTTATAGAGCTAAGTACTATCCCCATGGTGATGTTCTTAAAGCTGGTTTGGGGTCTAGTCCTTCCTTTTCTTGGAGAAGCATAATGCAGGGGCTAGAAGTTGTGAGGAAAGGAACGCGATGGACACTTGGTAACGGAAGATTGATCCATATTTGGGATGACAAGTGGCTGTCCACTCCCACAACGTATAAGGTTGTTTCTCCTCCTcctcaaaattttgataattttcctATGGTCTCAACTCTTATTGATTATGATTCCAGAAGATGGAAAGTAGATCTT TCAGAGACTCTTTTTCATTCAATTATTGATTGTGAAGTGGCTAGAAGAGTTTGGGACAAGTTGGAAGCAA CTTTGGATATTTTGAGGAATGGCACTAATTGTGACTTGGAGATTTTCTTTGGGGTTGCTTGGTCTGTTTGGTATAATAGGAATCAAGTAGCCTTTGAATCAAAGTGCCAAATGCCGGATCAGATCTGGAGGTTTGCTAGGAGTTTTCTACATGATTATAAAGGTGCTTTGGTGTCTTTAAACATGAATCCAgcagagaagaagaaagggtGGACTCCTCCATCGCCTGGAGTTTTGAAGATAAATGTTGATGGGGCAACATCTAAGGATGGACGAAACTCTAGTGTTGGTGCTGTTATTCGGGATTCGTGTGGTGCAGTTATTGCAGCTTGTGGTAAATTCCTGCAAGGTCAGTTTTCGGTTTCAGAGGTGGAAGCTGACCGTTGA